The window TTTTGGGGGTGCCCTGACCCTAAAAAGACCCCCCTCCCACCAAAGAGCTGTTGCACTAGTGTTCAGGGTCCTTGTGCGGGGGGACGGCGTGCCCAGCGTCCCAGCAGACAGACCGCTGCCCCCCGCCCTGCCGCAGGAACGCAGCCGCAGTGCAGGACGGCTCCCAGTACTCGGTGCTGCTCATCATCACAGATGGGGTCATCTCGGACATGGCGCAGACCAAGGAGGCGATTGTCAATGTGAGcgggggaggggacagagggtGGGGAAATGCCTCCTTTGGGGAGACCTGTGGGGCATGGCTTCTCTTCTTCCTGCCCTCTTCAGGACCACTCCTGGTTTCTCGCTGTAGAGCCTGGAGGGCCAACAGCAGGGTTTGGGGGGCAGAGGGGGTCCAGCTGATGAAGGATCCGACTGGCAAACTCTGTACCTACCTCTTCATCACACTGGGTGGTCCACTCCCTCCAGACTCCTATGGCTCTCTCATTAATCCATCTCTGGGGCTGCTGCCCCAGACCCCAGCCCGGCTTGGCCAGGTAGAAGAGATGGGAGGTCCCAAGAGGTGGAGACGGGGTGGTCTCCCTGCACAGGGGCTCTGGCCACAGCTGGCCCTCCCTCCAGGCCCACGTAAAAGCTGTCCCACGTGATGGAGGTCCAGAGGCAGAGGAGAGGACGGGGTGTCTTGCAGAAGCAGACCTGTGACCCGcttcccctctgcctccctccttctcgattcctgcttcctctctggcgtccccacctcccttccctttGGTCTGTGCCCTCTTTCCCGCCtccttctttttctgtgtttctctgtgtgtgtgtctcttctcCAATTCTTCCCTGACCGCCTTCCTTTCTTCTGTTGGCCCACCCCTTCCCTTCCCTACCCACAATCTCCCCTTCCTTTTAACTGGCCCCTCGGCTGGGcccacctccctccaccttcCGTGTCATCTCCCACGTTGCCTCCCAGGCTGCCAAACTCCCCATGTCCATCATCATCATCGGCGTGGGCCAGGCAGAGTTCGACGGTGAGTCCCCACCACCCCCCGACATGTTTCCCCAGAGGCTTCAGGCCCTTGGGAGTGACCCCTCCCAAAAGAGCAAGGACTCACACCCCGGTCTGTGTGAGACTGTCTGGGTGAGCAGGCAGGGTGTGAGAGTGCGTTTGTTTGCACAGGGAGGGGTGTGTCAAGGTGCGTACCCCACGCCCACACCCAAGGCTGTGGGGAGGAGGCCCCAAGTCACTCCTCCAGCCTCCACCCTGGGAGCCtgtgcggggtgggggcggggagggctgCCCGGGACTGGCTCCTCCTGTCTCCTggcttcagctttctcatctctgACACGGGGCCTGGGCCGGCGGCCTCTGTCCTGCCAGGCTCAGGTGCCCTCCTGTTAGCTCCCCCACCCCTTGTCTttaccccctccccccaacagcCATGGTGGAGCTAGATGGCGATGATGTGCGGATCTCCTCCCGGGGAAAGCTGGCCGAGCGCGACATTGTCCAGGTGAAGCCCAGACCTTGGCTTTCCCCACAGAAAATACAAGAGCCCCCTTAGCCAGGCTGACCTCACTCCCCcttctgggggcttctctggAAAGGGGCCCTGGAGGGAGGCATTGGTAGTCCTAGAATGGCTTGGCCATCATAGAAGGAGATAGGTGTCAGTTGTGGGGCTGGACACCCCCCCAACATGTCTGAGACTCACCCCTAGCCTGGTGTTACCCCAGCTGGAACGCTCACACCCAGCCCTCCCTGAGCCTGCAGCGTCTCCTGTAGAACACAGAGGCCTAGTTTCTCACACCTTCTGTTGCTTTCTGCCGGGCTGCCTTCCGAAGTGAGATGGCAAACCCTGTGGAGGTGGAGGCGGTGTCTAAAGGGCTGCTGCAGCCCTCTTCAAGAATGAGTGTTGCCTGGTTCACTGAATCAGTTCCAGCCTCTCCGCGGAGAATGGCAAATGTAACAGCAGACAGGTCTTTGTCCTCGGGGAATCCCTGTCCAGTCAAGCCTCAGAATGCGCCTCAGTAAGCACACACCCCTCTGTGACTGTGCTGCAGACTGAGTGCCTGGTGCTTAGGAgattcagaataaaataaaaaccccGACAGTCTCCATACTGCCTCCTCccccattaaaaaaattcaaatggagGAGGGATCATTCCAGATGTGGAGACCAAAGCTGGGGGGCTAGCAACTGAAGAAGGGCAGTCTGGGAGGTGCGTGCAAAGGCCTGGAGGCAGAAGTGAGCCTGAGGCacgggagtgggggtgggggggcatggGGGAGGCAGACACCTCCTGGGAGGAAGCCATAGGAGTGGAACTGTAGGTGTTGGGCCAGAAAGGGAACCCAAAGAGACAGAAGGGACTCTGCTGAAGAGGTGGGAGGAGACCTGCAGGGTCCATTTCCCAGAAACCAGGGATTCCCTTCAGCATTTCCTGAGTGTCTGCTAAGTTCTGATAAGTGCCTCTGCTTGGTGCAGATACTTAATCAGAGATTAAGGAATCTTGTTCAGTGGTGTATCCTGGCATGAACAGTGTTCAATAAGTTATTTTTTGAGTGAAAGAATAAGGACTATGATACAGCCCTTTAGAGAATCACTATGCCGAGGAAGGCTTGGGTCAAGCCAGGCAGAAGCTGGGCAGGAGTGGGACAGGAGCCCAGGCCTGgagatttgggggtgggggctggtgtCCAGAGGGAGACCTGGCCTCACCCTGCCTCCCCCTGCTGGACAGTTCGTGCCCTTCAGGGACTACGTGGACCGCACTGGCAACCACGTGCTGAGCATGGCGCGCCTGGCCCGTGACGTGCTGGCCGAGATCCCCGACCAGCTGGTGTCCTACATGAAGGCACAGGGCATCCGCCCGCGCTCCCCGCCCACGGCCACGGCTCGCTCTCCCCCACAGTCTCCAGCCCGCACACCCCCAGCTTCCCCGCTGCACACGCACATCTGAGCGTGTGGTCTGCTCAGATGGCTGGGGCTTAGGCCAGTAGAAAGGTAGGCGGGGTGCCCAGACCCTGCTGCGGTCCACCCTGCCCAGCCTATGGAACACGTGTGCCTGGGAGGCTGGTTGGGCGGGGCTTCTGGAGACTCCTCCCACACTGCCCCACACCCCGAAGTCTGGAGGTACAGGTGATGGAGTTGGGGATCTTGgcccctccttctcttctttcaccgACGCCTGGTTCTGGACCAGCCAGGAAGATGTTAATCAGGACCATCGGGGTTTCCCCTTAGCCCACCGGGGCAATCTTCGTCTGCTCCTTTATCACCCTGAGCCTGGGCTGAGCCTCCCACCACCAGGTCCCCTGCTCCTGTAGTGTCTACTCCTGTACCAGCCCCCTGACCCCCACCTCAGTGTCTATCCTGTCCCTCTTTCCAATGAACCCCATGAGGCTGCTGGGTTTTGAGGAATGCCCAAACACGTGACCCCCTCCCTGGGACCCTTGCATGCAGTGGGAGTACTACAGACCCATGAAGGAGACGTGGTGGTAGTGGATGGAGGCCGCATGGTGGACGAGGAATGCGAGCTTATCAGGCACGGAGTCCTTTCTGGTGCCTCTCCAGCCCAGTATGATGCTGGTTCTAGACAGAAATCCACAGGCCTCTCCTGGTCTGGGCCCAAAGAGACCTTTGCAGTTGGCTCCTGGCCTCAGACACCCCTTCTTTCCCCAGAGGCTGCCCAGGGTCCTTGGGGTGCAATCCTTTACAGCCCACCTGGAGGCTTGGGCAAAAAGCAGCCCTGCTCCAGCACTCTGACACTGCCCCTCTATCCCATGGGGATGGGGGATCCCTGGGTTCAACCCTGCCTCCAGCCTCTGCTGACTGCAGGAAGCCAGGCAAGGCCTTTCTACCTTCTGgatctcagtttccacatctgtaaggCAAGAGGGTTGACCAGATGGCCCTGGGTTTACCTTTGGCTCTGATAGTCTTAGAGTTCACAGTCATCCTGTGTCCAGcttcccccatcccactcctcacTAGTGCTGCCCTTTAAGGCCGTCTTGGCTGTAGGGTCACCCTGTTCCATCCCATCACCCCATATCCACCCTAGTCCCTCTGCCTTGGGCTCCTGGCCTCTGAGCCAGAGCCCTTGCCCCTGTTGTGGGAAAGGTGAGAAAGATGATCTCATGCCtgggcccccaccccagctgcccAGCCTTTACCCACCTGGGGAACAGGTCATGCATGCCAGTCCCTCCTGCTGCatggggctcctctgcccactgaATCTCCCATGCCTGGTGGAGACCAGGCCACACCGCGTCTGTTGCAGACACTGCGTCCCTCCCCATCATGCATGACGGTGGCGTTTCTATGCTGTCTGGTCCTGTGCCCGTCTCTGAGACAGTCTCTGTGTGGAATTTGCCTTAAACTGAAGTAAATTGGATTCTTTTACTAaagttctttgttttcctttatccTTTGAAAAATAGCACAGATGTTGCTGTGTGAGCGTCCAGGTGCTCCTCGCTCTCTTCTTTCCCctcttttattcaacaaaaatgtGCTGAACAGCTATGTGCCGGGGTCCGTGCTAGGCACTGCGGATGCAGCAGTAAACGAAACATGGGGGCCCCGTCTCCGTGTTGAGCTTACAGCAGGCACGCGACAGGACAGGGGAAACACAGCAAGCGCATAAACGAATAGGTAAATAACGATTTCCAGTGGTGGTAAGTGTCACAAAGGAGAATAAGAGGATAGAGAGGGACAGGGTGACATTTTAAATGAGGTGGTTGGGGAGGGGGCCTCTCCGAGGAGATGACAGTTAGATGAACCCtaagcaaaggagagagagaggcataCTGGTCTCTGAGGCAAGAGGGCTTCAAGGAGCAGGAGCAGCACATAGAAGGCCCTGGGGTGTGTTTGAAGGACAGCAGGAAGCCAGTGGGTTGAACCTGCATTaaggagggaagaggaggcatttccttggtgctccagtggttaagactccacacttccatcgcagggggcacaggttcaatctctggtcagggaaccaagatcctgcattcCACAGGGGGCAGCCAAAAGCAGCAAGGAGGggacagtgcaggagatgggctTGGGGGTGGAGAATCTGGAATGTGCAGGGCCTTGTGGGTCACAGTAAGGTCTTCAGTGTTACTCTGAGTCAATCAGGGAGCCACTAAGGAGGTGAGAGAGGTGAGCAACAGGATCAGATTATTCTGTGAGTGACTTCATTGCATTTGCTCACTCATCTCTCAGCAAGTGTTGAGTGAGCATTAGTGCCAGGCCCTGCTCAGGTTTGGAGACCCTGCTCACACACAGTCGCACCCTTCACAGGCCTCTAACCCCTGCTCTGGAGAAATAAGCAATAAATACTACCACCCTAGGGTATCAAGATGGAACCAGGGGGAAGGGCCAGAATCCGTGGGTACCAAAGGGGGACTCTTGGGACAGCCTAGACCactggtccccaaccttttgggcaccagggactggtttcctggaagacagtttttccataggGCTGTggagatggtttcaggataaTTCAAGCGCATTACATTCATTATGCCACCGCTGATCTGACGGGAAGCCAAGCTCAAGGGGTAATGTGAGCGATAGGGcgtggctgtaaatacagatgaagctttgttTGCTCACCCACTGCTAACCTCCAGCTCTGCAGCCCTGTTCCTAACAGGCCACGGATCAGTACCAGTCTGTGGCCCGGGGGTTAGGGACCCCCGGCCTAGACAACGCACAGATCATGTGTCCAGGATGAGTTGCCGCACCTGTGTGACAGGGCCATCTCTCCTCCCTTGCAGGAGGACTGTCATAGGGCCAGAATAACATGCAGCTGTGCACATATGAAGCGTGTGACATGCACAGGACCTGCTGCGCTCAGTGTGCAATAAACACCACCTTCCTCCTCATCACTGTTCACATATGAAGCCTCCTGTGGCCACACATGGCCTCCTGTGGCCATGAGGGCCCAGGATCACAGGGAAAAGGGATCTCTCCTTTCTCTGGGAGAGTTTGCTCTTGGATTAGCCCTCCAGGCGGCCATTCCCAACCTGCACATCACAAGACACTGGTACTAATTACACCAAAGTTTGGGACGTGCTTGCTTCTGACGATTTTATAGTAAATTAGAGCTGATTCACCACTATCCTTATAATTAGATGCCCCTCTGACTTGCATTCCGATGCGCTTTGAGTGGGAACCGGGTTGGGTCACGGCTAGAGAAGAAGGAAGTTCCCATAACCAGTGGCCTGATTTCCCTCACCTTGGGCACCCATGGGAAAGGGTTGGGAGGAGAAGACCGCCGCCTGGCAGGGGAATTGAGGCTCAGAGCCGCTGCCCCAGGGCGCCAAGAGCGTCTTCACTGTGCTATAGACAGTAGCTTCTCTCCTGGGTTCTTTTCCAACAATGTGTTCCACGGAACACTGGTTCCCTGGCAGGGGTTTTGGGAAGCTGCTGGCTCCAAGCCCCTCTTAGAGAGTCCCAGGGGCTGTCAGGGTGTTTGAGGCTCTGATTAGTCTTATGGCAAAGAGACTATATTTCTTGAGCTTTTTGACcatggtgtgtgtgcgtgtgtatgtgtgtgtgtgcgtgtgtgtgtgtgtgtgtgtgtgtgtgtgtgtgtgtatttagctgTAACACCATCATCAAGCAGAACATGCTGTCTTGGGAATTTCAGTAGAGACACATCTCCCTGGTTCCCAGGCCAACACAAAAGCCTGAGGCTTTCCCCCAGGAggcctgaaggagggcatggagtTGGGGAACTTCTCAGAGGGGATGGAGTGGCAGAGGTGAAGCCATTTGGTtctggagagaaggaagaggccCCAAAAGGCGTCCCTCATCAGGAAGAGAAaccacagagaagaaaagagggtgtTCAGGAATTCACAGACCCATGGCTCCACTTTGACTTTACTTCATGGGGTTCTTATATTGTgctgagaagtgtgtgtgtggcagagctgggggagggcaggcagagaagggagaggagattGAAGGGCCCCCCTCCCCAGACTACGAGCCCCTATTCAGTCTGCCCATTCAATCTCCAGGCCTTCAGGATTGAGGACCCCAGGTTATCAGCCCTCAGATCATTCTGCTACTCACTTCTCAGCCTTTAGAAGTCCCTTTCCCACTCTCATTTCAAATGCCCCTGAATTAACAAAAATGAGATTATACTAATAATAGTAATGACCAATACTCATTTACTAAGCACCAGGCATTCTTTTAAGCACTGTATATTCGGGAAGTTTATCTTCATAACAACCTGTGAAAAGGGTACTATCAGAATTCTACTTTCCagacgagaaaactgaggcatagagaggttaAGGGACTTTTCAGGTTATACACCTAGAAAGCCCTGGAGCCCATAGGTATCCATCTGAGCCCCAAGGTAAAACAGGTGCCATGATCTAGTTGCTATTTAACTGCTGCATCACCTTTGCTGGGCTGCCTCCCATCTCTGGATCTTCGTCTCCCCACTGGTAAATTGAAGGGGATGGGATCTAATGTTGCTAGGGGTCTTCCCATCTCTATTGAATTTCAGCCTTCCCATCAGCCTAACCTCTCAGACCCCCACCAGGCCCCAGGGGCTTCCCGGGGCCCCATCACGTCCAGGCTGGACACTCTCCATCACCACACCAGCTCCGCCAGCAGCCCTGGGATGCCTGGCTGCCAGCGGCCTGCGAAAGAGGTCCCCGAGCCTGGCCCGGAAGGGGCGAGAGAGGTAGAAGCAGAGGAGGGGGCTGACAGCGCAATTGGAGTAGGCCAGGAGAGTGCAGAGGCTGGAGGCCATGTGAGCCATGGGCGTGGCAGGCAGGTCACCCACAGCCGCCACGTAGCCCAGCACGGAGCAGGGCCCCCACATCAGCACGAAGACCACCAGCACCACGAGGATGAGCCCGGTGTTCTCCCGGTGCTCCCGGGCGCTCTCCCCCACGGGGCCCCGGGGCTGCGTCCACAGGAGCCAGCCCACGTGGCCGAAAGAGCAGCCCAGCCCCAGCACGcaaggcaggaaggccagggctcCCAGGAGCGTGAAGTAGAAGGAGGTCTGAGCAGGGTTCAGAAGCAAGAGGCAGGCCCGGGCCCCCTCCTCCACGACCGCTCGCTGGAACAGCCAGGTGGGCAGCGAGGCCGTGAGGCCCAGGGCCCACATGGCCCCACAGAGCAGCCGGCGGACACCCGGGCCGGATGGGAGGGCCAGGTCAGGCCGGGCCACGGCCACGTGGCGCAGGAGCGCCGTGGCCACCATGCTGTAGAAGGTGCAGAACATGGTGGCGCTGTTGACGGCCTGGCTGGTGGTGCAGACGGTGGGGCCCAGCCACCAGTCCTGCTGCAGGAAGCTCAGCAGGAGCACCGGCACCACACAGGCCAGGAAGAGCAGGTCGGACAGCGTGATGTTCACCATGAGGCTGTTGGTCAAGGAGAGGAGCGGGCAGGGGGCACCCGGGCCCCGGCCCACCACCAGCAGCATCAGCCCATTGGCCAGCAACCCCACCAGCAGGATGAGGCCACAGACCCCCACAAAGACGAGTCGGAGCGGTCGCTCGGCTGTGGCCGTGAGCCCAGCGCTGGACGTGGTGTTGGCCTCCATTCTGCTGCTCCAGACACACGAGGACATTACAGAAGCCAGCCCGCAGGCCGCCTTCCTCTTTCCCTGCCGAGCTCCCTCCTTTCACAGACCCCTGCACACGGTGGGTGCCCCGGGCCTACCCCAGCCCCTCCAGACCTCTCAGCAACCTGGTGGGATGGGCTCTGTCAGTGCCCCGTCagagccctgggttc of the Bubalus kerabau isolate K-KA32 ecotype Philippines breed swamp buffalo chromosome 3, PCC_UOA_SB_1v2, whole genome shotgun sequence genome contains:
- the LOC129647236 gene encoding galanin receptor type 3-like, translating into MEANTTSSAGLTATAERPLRLVFVGVCGLILLVGLLANGLMLLVVGRGPGAPCPLLSLTNSLMVNITLSDLLFLACVVPVLLLSFLQQDWWLGPTVCTTSQAVNSATMFCTFYSMVATALLRHVAVARPDLALPSGPGVRRLLCGAMWALGLTASLPTWLFQRAVVEEGARACLLLLNPAQTSFYFTLLGALAFLPCVLGLGCSFGHVGWLLWTQPRGPVGESAREHRENTGLILVVLVVFVLMWGPCSVLGYVAAVGDLPATPMAHMASSLCTLLAYSNCAVSPLLCFYLSRPFRARLGDLFRRPLAARHPRAAGGAGVVMESVQPGRDGAPGSPWGLVGV